The following are from one region of the Halarcobacter sp. genome:
- a CDS encoding imelysin family protein codes for MKKTRLIAASVSVAAALVFAGCTASSENTTVNTVKVDKKAEKILAAYAKIAQTNYNDALKDAKSLEVAIEKFVKNPTEATLEEAKKAWLNSRESYGQTEIFRLSNGPIDAEEGWVADTYGALEGQINAWPLDENMIDYTIDADGKKTSGNIIDTAGEFNPGGEESSSVDVSTITVDAITALNENGGEANVSTGYHAVEFLLWGQDQDYSNFVKDSITSGPLTAGQRPLSDFTTDKNAQRRLAYLKASAKKIVSDLEVVANAWADDGLYKNAFLGKLTGADASKNITSNTALKQVIAGMGVFIKSELANERIAVAVLTPSEEDEHSCFSDNTHRDIVTNYLGFRNALTSTYNGKSFGPSLLDAVSKEDKANIVALMKSIEEKIASINEVANTKEHFDYQIQPDNPQAKVIVKLKNEMRKLGDAMVTVATANGISLSTDDVTDPEETKL; via the coding sequence ATGAAGAAAACAAGATTAATTGCAGCATCAGTAAGTGTAGCAGCAGCTCTAGTATTTGCTGGTTGTACAGCAAGTTCAGAAAACACTACTGTTAACACAGTTAAAGTAGATAAAAAAGCTGAGAAGATACTTGCAGCGTATGCAAAAATTGCTCAAACAAACTATAATGATGCACTAAAAGATGCAAAATCTTTAGAAGTTGCAATTGAAAAATTTGTTAAAAATCCAACTGAAGCTACATTAGAAGAAGCTAAAAAAGCTTGGTTAAACTCAAGAGAGTCATATGGGCAAACTGAAATTTTCAGACTTTCTAATGGACCAATTGATGCAGAAGAAGGTTGGGTAGCTGATACTTATGGTGCACTTGAAGGGCAAATTAATGCTTGGCCATTAGATGAAAATATGATTGACTATACAATTGATGCTGATGGTAAAAAAACATCAGGAAATATTATTGATACAGCAGGAGAGTTTAACCCAGGTGGAGAAGAATCAAGTAGTGTAGATGTTTCTACAATTACAGTTGATGCTATTACTGCTTTAAATGAAAATGGTGGTGAAGCAAATGTTTCTACAGGTTATCATGCAGTTGAATTTTTATTATGGGGACAAGATCAAGACTACTCTAACTTTGTAAAAGATTCAATTACAAGTGGACCACTTACAGCTGGACAAAGACCTTTATCAGATTTTACAACAGATAAAAATGCACAAAGAAGACTTGCTTATTTAAAAGCTTCAGCTAAAAAAATTGTTTCTGATTTAGAAGTAGTTGCAAATGCTTGGGCTGATGATGGACTTTATAAAAATGCATTCTTAGGAAAATTAACAGGTGCTGATGCATCTAAAAATATCACTTCAAATACAGCATTAAAACAAGTAATTGCTGGAATGGGTGTATTTATTAAATCTGAACTTGCAAATGAAAGAATTGCTGTTGCAGTATTAACTCCATCAGAAGAAGATGAACACTCTTGCTTTTCTGATAATACACACAGAGATATCGTAACTAACTACTTAGGGTTTAGAAATGCTTTAACTTCAACTTATAATGGAAAATCATTTGGACCATCTTTATTAGATGCTGTTTCAAAAGAAGACAAAGCTAATATTGTTGCACTTATGAAATCAATTGAAGAAAAAATTGCTAGTATAAATGAAGTTGCTAATACAAAAGAGCACTTTGATTACCAAATTCAACCAGATAACCCTCAAGCAAAAGTTATTGTAAAACTTAAAAATGAGATGAGAAAATTAGGTGATGCAATGGTAACTGTTGCAACTGCAAATGGAATTTCATTAAGTACTGATGATGTTACAGATCCAGAAGAGACAAAACTATAA
- a CDS encoding cation-translocating P-type ATPase, with product MKNEIVIKSIANNRVRLKSDIFALNSNLEKIEKEFESIFTSFRKNISCKSIVFTYSLNVTLDEIIDKMNNIFNISLSVPASNALCENKSCNSCNIKKHDEKSWRRKVFEFVLLSGYAAYIFISENILGLTIAATPFSLVGLVSIVAAIPLLKESYEDIKQKKFTLHTFMSSTLILAILFGEATAAFEIIYILRGGMLLEEYIANKSREEIQSLVELDIKKVYVLVDGVEIETNIEDIKDGDIVVSRSGEKIPVDGVIEEGSAEINEALINGRSEPDFKVVGNEVFAGTVCERGRIYIKVTALGNDTYISRTMREVEFSLLQKSPSEVEADRLANKLLKLGTLLTAGTFFLTGSFTAAFSTMIVMSCPCATVLAASTAISGGISNGAKQGILIKGGEALENVGKSEVFCFDKTGTLTTGKPVISDVLLFSDISENELISYAAMAEYRNSHPIATSIVKSAKDRGIDINQEILSEIIPGFGVKSKIDDKRLLIGNKALLSKYKVSTKEYKHEISTHLNNGKTVVLVALEDEVLGLLAFTHEVRPGTKEMVESLRHRGVKHIALLTGDEVKVANSFALDFGFDSVFANQTPQGKADAIEELKRKYDKVVMVGDGVNDTFAMSKADVAISFAAGGSEAAIAVSDIAITHSHPEDVINLYDLSKKSLNVVNQNYYIGTGTNLMGVALSAVGRLTPVGAGLIHIGHTVGIMANSSRLAIDNNS from the coding sequence ATGAAAAATGAAATAGTAATTAAAAGTATTGCAAACAATAGAGTTAGACTAAAATCAGATATATTTGCTTTAAATTCAAATCTAGAAAAAATAGAAAAAGAGTTTGAATCAATATTTACTTCTTTTAGAAAAAATATTTCATGTAAATCTATTGTTTTTACTTACTCATTAAATGTTACGCTTGATGAGATAATTGATAAGATGAATAATATATTCAATATATCTTTATCTGTCCCTGCAAGTAATGCACTTTGTGAAAACAAAAGTTGTAACAGTTGTAATATAAAAAAACATGATGAAAAATCTTGGAGAAGAAAAGTATTTGAATTTGTTTTATTAAGTGGATATGCGGCATATATTTTTATAAGTGAAAATATTCTAGGTCTTACTATTGCTGCAACACCATTTAGTCTAGTTGGGCTTGTTTCTATAGTTGCTGCAATTCCTTTATTAAAAGAATCCTATGAAGATATAAAACAGAAAAAATTTACTCTACACACTTTTATGAGTAGTACCCTTATATTAGCGATCTTATTTGGAGAAGCTACTGCTGCTTTTGAAATAATATATATATTAAGAGGTGGTATGCTACTTGAGGAATATATTGCAAATAAATCAAGGGAAGAGATTCAAAGTTTAGTTGAACTTGATATTAAAAAAGTATATGTTTTAGTTGATGGTGTTGAGATAGAAACTAATATTGAAGATATAAAAGATGGCGATATCGTTGTTAGTAGAAGTGGTGAAAAGATTCCAGTAGATGGCGTAATAGAAGAGGGTAGTGCAGAGATAAATGAAGCTTTAATAAATGGAAGAAGTGAACCAGACTTTAAGGTTGTTGGAAATGAAGTATTTGCTGGAACTGTTTGTGAAAGAGGAAGAATCTACATAAAAGTTACTGCACTTGGAAATGATACTTATATCTCAAGAACTATGAGAGAAGTTGAGTTTTCATTACTTCAAAAATCACCAAGTGAAGTTGAAGCAGATAGATTAGCAAATAAGTTACTTAAATTAGGAACTTTACTAACTGCTGGAACTTTCTTTTTAACAGGTTCTTTTACAGCTGCATTTTCAACTATGATTGTTATGTCTTGTCCATGTGCAACTGTTTTAGCAGCTTCAACTGCAATTAGTGGTGGTATTTCAAATGGAGCAAAACAAGGTATTCTAATAAAAGGTGGAGAAGCTTTAGAAAATGTAGGGAAAAGTGAAGTGTTCTGTTTTGATAAAACAGGGACTTTAACTACAGGAAAACCTGTAATAAGTGATGTTTTACTTTTTAGTGATATTAGTGAAAATGAATTAATCTCATATGCTGCAATGGCAGAATACAGAAACTCACATCCAATTGCAACATCTATTGTCAAAAGTGCAAAAGATAGAGGAATAGATATAAATCAAGAGATATTAAGTGAAATAATTCCAGGATTTGGAGTAAAGTCTAAAATTGATGATAAAAGATTACTTATAGGAAATAAAGCTTTATTATCTAAATATAAAGTATCAACAAAAGAGTATAAACATGAAATATCTACACATCTAAATAATGGTAAAACTGTAGTTTTAGTTGCATTGGAAGATGAAGTTTTAGGTCTTTTAGCTTTTACACATGAAGTTAGACCTGGTACTAAAGAGATGGTTGAGAGTTTAAGGCATAGAGGTGTAAAACATATTGCTTTATTAACAGGAGATGAGGTAAAGGTTGCAAATAGTTTTGCACTTGATTTTGGATTTGACTCTGTTTTTGCAAATCAAACACCTCAAGGAAAAGCTGATGCAATTGAAGAGTTAAAAAGAAAATATGATAAAGTAGTTATGGTTGGAGATGGTGTAAATGACACATTTGCTATGAGTAAAGCTGATGTTGCTATATCTTTTGCAGCAGGTGGAAGTGAAGCTGCAATAGCAGTTTCTGATATTGCTATTACCCACTCTCATCCTGAAGATGTTATAAATTTATATGATTTAAGTAAAAAAAGTTTAAATGTTGTAAATCAAAACTATTATATTGGTACTGGAACAAACCTTATGGGAGTAGCTTTATCTGCAGTTGGTAGATTGACTCCTGTTGGCGCAGGACTAATTCATATTGGTCATACAGTAGGAATAATGGCTAATTCATCTAGACTAGCTATTGATAATAATTCTTGA
- a CDS encoding HMA2 domain-containing protein — MITVDKLIEIGSYLTLIHHIKGRIRVRVSPKIKEQSGNISLEDIEDIPNKINGIKKIKINKVIGSITIEYDNSIFPDKLWKDMINQENLEEIAEILNKLTKEVV; from the coding sequence TTGATAACAGTTGATAAATTAATAGAAATTGGTTCATATTTAACTTTAATTCATCATATAAAAGGAAGAATAAGAGTTAGAGTAAGTCCAAAAATAAAAGAACAAAGTGGAAATATCTCTTTAGAAGATATTGAGGATATTCCTAATAAAATAAATGGTATAAAAAAAATTAAAATAAATAAAGTAATAGGTTCTATTACTATTGAATATGATAATTCAATTTTTCCAGATAAATTATGGAAAGATATGATAAATCAAGAAAACCTTGAAGAGATAGCTGAAATTTTAAATAAACTAACAAAAGAGGTAGTATAA
- a CDS encoding DUF2202 domain-containing protein: protein MEENQDAQTVVEENLPTSNFDQDLLDGLRVNPNYNEPILHQILRIAVYDEYHAYENYRVIVEKFGSETPFINILQAEINHYEELTVLLNKYQVPAPLNDWVIKVETPNSILEAAEIGVAEEIDNIKMYDNLITYAKEYPDVLDLLYRLQAASYNNHLPALRQAVAKHSNLNVNEVDINAVHQENSIHNIDEAINKMDEISAMASKFASGNVSQEDILKLLSSSNVSFLGGALLGAVGAGVFSQVTKDKKEDTKEEEEV, encoded by the coding sequence ATGGAAGAAAACCAAGATGCACAAACAGTTGTAGAAGAAAATCTACCTACTTCAAATTTTGACCAAGATTTATTAGATGGATTAAGGGTAAATCCAAATTATAATGAGCCAATCTTACATCAAATACTAAGAATAGCAGTTTATGATGAGTATCATGCTTATGAAAACTATAGAGTTATAGTTGAAAAATTTGGAAGTGAAACTCCTTTTATAAATATTTTACAAGCTGAAATAAATCATTATGAAGAGCTAACTGTATTATTAAATAAATATCAAGTACCAGCTCCATTAAATGATTGGGTTATTAAAGTTGAAACACCTAACTCAATTTTAGAAGCAGCTGAAATAGGTGTAGCTGAAGAGATTGATAATATTAAAATGTATGATAATTTAATTACATATGCAAAAGAGTATCCAGATGTATTAGATTTATTATATAGACTACAAGCAGCTTCTTATAACAATCATCTTCCTGCTTTAAGACAAGCTGTTGCAAAACATTCCAATCTGAATGTAAATGAAGTAGATATAAATGCAGTACATCAAGAAAATAGTATCCATAATATAGATGAAGCTATAAATAAAATGGATGAGATTAGTGCTATGGCATCTAAGTTTGCTTCAGGAAATGTAAGTCAAGAAGATATTTTAAAACTATTAAGTAGTTCAAATGTTTCATTTTTAGGTGGAGCTTTATTAGGTGCTGTTGGAGCAGGAGTTTTTTCACAAGTAACAAAAGATAAAAAAGAAGATACTAAAGAAGAAGAGGAGGTTTAA
- a CDS encoding YtxH domain-containing protein — protein sequence MVDNTNNTINANPYINQTAQTANTQQAQDVNLVNQNPYIDNTANSSLLGSFDTNKFLMGAVVGAVGAYILTNENAQKAIFKTIAKGSTLFSAGIEEMKERFEDAKAEMEAQE from the coding sequence ATGGTTGATAATACAAATAATACAATAAATGCAAATCCTTATATAAATCAAACAGCTCAAACAGCAAATACTCAACAAGCACAAGATGTTAATTTAGTTAATCAAAATCCATATATTGATAATACTGCAAATAGTAGTTTATTAGGTTCTTTTGATACAAATAAATTTTTAATGGGTGCTGTTGTTGGAGCTGTTGGGGCATATATCTTAACAAATGAAAATGCACAAAAAGCGATTTTTAAAACAATTGCAAAAGGGAGTACTTTATTTAGTGCTGGTATTGAAGAGATGAAAGAAAGATTTGAAGATGCAAAAGCTGAAATGGAAGCACAAGAATAA
- a CDS encoding heavy metal translocating P-type ATPase — protein MAQNNIKLLHKTQKRVRFYLEDLKKEDFNISSLVQYLQSINGINSVRVNKKIGSIVFEHDGKAFDTIEDLLKKLDLARYKVCDTFLSDCIDCVGEEKPSLNGVLRASAALGAERFIDNDIAKFAITSYASKPLLIEGTKELFTEGLTSKVLEATAVGVSIARKDYFAANSTNAMLELGEYIEETTVHKSDDLIKELAKPNVKKAWIEVEEDGNVVQKLVDTARIKIGDIVIVGAGDTIAIDGHIISGTASVNQVSMTGESEPVTKQRGNRVISGTVVEEGRLKIWAEYVGEDTATARIKNYIASSLNEKSAVGLKATKLADKLVPVTLGLAGVSYFINKDFESVAAVLQADYSCALKLATPVAFKSSISKAGKDGIMIKGAKSIEALNNADTFVFDKTGTLTYGELEVESINSFDKEWKEDDILNLTASAEEHYFHPVAEAVVKAAKEKGFIHMHHEEVEFIVAHGVKTIVNDKEVVIGSRHFLEDDEKIDFSKYEEKIEESLLDGKTLLYVGYDKKLLGTIEMRDKVRENAKETLAKLRSLGAKKLVMLTGDIQEKADALANDLGIDVVFANMRPTDKADIVKKLKDEGSNVAFVGDGINDAPALMSAHVGISMSKGADIAKATADIGLLKDDLAAIWEVKELANKTMKLINYNFAATVGINSLILTGATVGLFSPVTTAFLHNGTTIGLLLNSMKGVNVKK, from the coding sequence ATGGCTCAAAATAATATAAAACTTTTACACAAAACTCAAAAAAGAGTTAGATTTTATTTAGAAGACTTAAAAAAAGAGGATTTTAATATTTCATCTTTAGTTCAGTATTTACAATCTATTAATGGAATAAATAGCGTAAGAGTTAATAAAAAAATTGGTTCTATTGTTTTTGAACATGATGGAAAAGCTTTTGATACTATAGAGGATTTATTAAAAAAACTTGATTTAGCTAGATATAAAGTTTGTGATACTTTTTTAAGTGATTGCATTGATTGTGTAGGTGAAGAAAAACCAAGTTTAAATGGAGTTTTAAGAGCAAGTGCTGCTTTAGGTGCAGAAAGATTTATTGATAATGATATTGCAAAATTTGCAATTACCTCATATGCATCGAAACCTTTACTTATAGAAGGAACAAAAGAGCTTTTTACTGAGGGACTTACTTCTAAGGTTTTAGAAGCTACAGCTGTTGGTGTTAGTATTGCAAGAAAAGATTATTTTGCTGCAAACAGTACCAATGCAATGCTAGAACTAGGTGAATATATAGAAGAAACTACTGTTCATAAAAGTGATGATTTAATAAAAGAGTTAGCAAAACCAAATGTAAAAAAAGCTTGGATTGAAGTTGAAGAAGATGGAAATGTTGTACAAAAGCTAGTTGATACAGCTCGGATTAAAATTGGTGATATAGTTATTGTTGGTGCAGGGGATACAATAGCTATTGATGGACATATTATTTCAGGTACTGCTTCAGTTAATCAGGTTTCAATGACAGGTGAGAGTGAACCTGTTACTAAACAAAGAGGAAATAGAGTTATCTCTGGAACAGTAGTTGAAGAAGGAAGACTTAAAATTTGGGCAGAATATGTAGGGGAAGATACTGCAACTGCTAGGATTAAAAATTATATTGCTTCATCTTTAAATGAAAAATCAGCAGTTGGTTTAAAAGCTACAAAACTTGCTGATAAACTAGTACCTGTAACTTTAGGTTTAGCTGGTGTGTCTTATTTTATAAATAAAGATTTTGAAAGTGTAGCTGCTGTACTTCAAGCAGATTACTCTTGCGCACTTAAATTAGCAACTCCAGTTGCTTTTAAATCATCTATTTCTAAAGCAGGAAAAGATGGGATTATGATAAAAGGTGCTAAGTCAATTGAAGCCCTAAATAATGCAGACACTTTTGTTTTTGATAAAACAGGAACTCTAACTTATGGGGAACTTGAAGTTGAATCAATAAACTCTTTTGACAAAGAATGGAAAGAGGATGATATATTAAATCTTACTGCAAGTGCTGAAGAACACTATTTTCATCCTGTAGCTGAAGCAGTTGTAAAAGCTGCTAAGGAAAAAGGTTTTATTCATATGCACCATGAAGAAGTAGAGTTTATAGTAGCCCATGGTGTAAAAACTATAGTTAATGACAAAGAGGTTGTTATTGGAAGCAGACACTTTTTAGAAGATGATGAAAAAATTGATTTTTCTAAATATGAAGAAAAAATTGAAGAGAGTTTACTTGATGGAAAAACTCTACTTTATGTGGGGTATGACAAAAAACTTCTTGGTACTATTGAGATGAGAGATAAAGTTAGAGAAAATGCAAAAGAAACTCTTGCAAAACTTAGATCTCTTGGGGCTAAAAAATTAGTTATGCTTACAGGTGATATTCAAGAAAAAGCTGATGCTTTAGCAAATGATTTAGGTATAGATGTAGTATTTGCCAATATGAGACCTACAGATAAAGCAGATATAGTTAAAAAGCTTAAAGATGAGGGTTCTAATGTTGCTTTTGTTGGAGATGGGATAAATGATGCTCCTGCTCTTATGAGTGCACATGTTGGTATAAGTATGAGTAAGGGTGCAGATATCGCAAAAGCTACAGCTGATATTGGTCTATTAAAAGATGATTTAGCAGCTATTTGGGAAGTAAAAGAGTTGGCAAATAAAACAATGAAACTTATTAATTATAATTTTGCTGCAACAGTAGGAATTAATAGTTTGATTTTAACAGGTGCAACTGTAGGGTTATTTTCACCAGTTACTACTGCTTTTTTACATAATGGAACAACAATAGGTTTATTACTTAATTCAATGAAAGGAGTAAATGTAAAAAAATAG
- a CDS encoding heavy metal translocating P-type ATPase — MDYNLSIKGMTCAACSSRVEKLLNKNENIEDATVNLTTNKAFFTSEDKLDLDPIIEKIEKYGFEVEKEKIEFDITGMSCSACSSRIEKQVGKMDGVVESNVNLTTNKGTFTILKGLQTSDSIIKRIEKLGFSAKEAKGVELNNHDDELKAKKIKLIISALFSIPMLLGMFDMMFNLTFIPDIFSNGYFQLVLATVVQFYCGAQFYKGAYSNLSHFSANMDVLVAMGTTAAYLFSIYNITTGGHLYFETSAVLITLILLGKYLEHRAKSKTSEAISKLLNLTPKKANVLRDGKELTLTTSEVLKDDVILVKPGEKIPVDGVIIEGESYIDESMVTGESKPVKKSLESEVIGGTINGNFTFKYKATKLGDESFLSQIVKVVEEAQGSKASIQRFADVISGYFVPTVIVLAFLVFAYWNFLAKDTTLETALINMVAVLVIACPCALGLATPTSIMVGSGKGAQNGILFKGGEYLENMQKVDTVVFDKTGTITVGKPSVTKVLAKDETKVLQLAASIEKHSEHPVGKAITDFFKGELLEVKNVEAVTGLGIKGEIDSKQILVGSKKFIEQNIKIENDDIKDEVGSLIYVAYDNTYEGVIVVADEIKATTKQAIEELKKLNINVYMLTGDNEKTALNIAKQVGIDNVFAEVLPTQKSEKVKELQEKGAFVAMVGDGINDAPALAVANIGIAIGSGTDIAIEASDVTLLQGDITGVSKAINLSRKTMANIKQNLFWALIYNIIGIPIAAAGLLNPIVAGTAMAFSSVSVVTNALRLKQTKL; from the coding sequence ATGGATTATAATTTATCAATCAAAGGTATGACCTGCGCTGCTTGTTCAAGTAGAGTGGAAAAACTTTTAAACAAAAACGAAAATATTGAAGATGCAACAGTAAATCTTACTACAAATAAAGCTTTTTTTACTTCAGAAGATAAACTTGATTTAGACCCAATTATTGAAAAAATAGAAAAATATGGATTTGAAGTTGAAAAAGAGAAAATAGAGTTTGATATTACAGGTATGAGTTGTTCGGCTTGTTCTAGTAGAATAGAAAAACAAGTAGGAAAAATGGATGGTGTTGTTGAATCAAATGTAAATCTTACTACAAATAAAGGAACCTTTACTATTTTAAAAGGTTTACAAACAAGTGATTCAATAATAAAAAGAATAGAAAAACTAGGCTTTAGTGCTAAAGAGGCAAAAGGTGTTGAGCTTAATAATCATGATGATGAACTAAAAGCAAAAAAAATTAAACTAATAATCTCAGCACTATTTAGTATTCCTATGCTTTTAGGGATGTTTGATATGATGTTTAACTTAACTTTCATACCAGATATTTTTTCAAATGGTTATTTTCAGTTAGTTCTTGCAACTGTTGTTCAGTTTTATTGTGGAGCACAGTTTTATAAAGGAGCTTACTCTAACCTAAGTCACTTTAGTGCAAATATGGATGTACTAGTAGCCATGGGGACAACTGCTGCATATTTATTCTCAATTTATAATATTACAACTGGTGGACACTTATATTTTGAAACTTCTGCTGTATTAATTACTTTAATATTATTGGGAAAATATTTAGAACATAGAGCAAAAAGTAAAACAAGCGAAGCAATCTCAAAACTTCTAAATCTAACCCCTAAAAAAGCAAATGTTTTAAGAGATGGAAAAGAACTTACTTTAACTACAAGTGAAGTTTTAAAAGATGATGTTATTTTAGTAAAACCTGGTGAAAAGATTCCTGTTGATGGAGTTATAATTGAGGGTGAGAGTTATATTGATGAATCAATGGTAACAGGAGAGAGTAAGCCTGTTAAAAAATCTTTAGAGAGTGAAGTAATTGGTGGCACAATAAATGGAAACTTTACTTTTAAATACAAAGCAACAAAACTAGGTGATGAGAGTTTCCTTTCACAAATAGTAAAAGTTGTAGAAGAAGCTCAAGGAAGTAAAGCATCTATTCAAAGATTTGCTGATGTTATTTCTGGATATTTTGTACCCACTGTTATTGTCTTAGCCTTTTTAGTATTTGCTTATTGGAATTTTTTAGCAAAAGATACAACTCTTGAAACTGCTTTAATAAATATGGTGGCAGTTTTAGTTATAGCTTGCCCTTGTGCTTTAGGTTTGGCAACTCCAACATCTATTATGGTTGGAAGTGGAAAAGGTGCACAAAATGGGATTCTTTTTAAAGGTGGAGAATACTTAGAAAATATGCAAAAAGTTGATACAGTTGTTTTTGATAAAACAGGAACAATAACAGTTGGAAAACCAAGTGTCACAAAGGTTTTGGCAAAAGATGAAACAAAAGTTTTACAACTAGCTGCATCTATAGAAAAACACTCAGAACACCCAGTTGGAAAAGCTATTACAGACTTTTTTAAAGGTGAGCTTTTAGAAGTTAAAAATGTGGAAGCTGTAACTGGACTTGGTATAAAAGGTGAGATTGATTCAAAGCAGATTTTAGTTGGTTCAAAAAAGTTTATAGAACAAAATATTAAAATAGAAAATGATGATATAAAAGATGAGGTTGGTTCACTTATTTATGTGGCTTATGATAACACCTATGAGGGTGTAATAGTAGTTGCGGATGAGATTAAAGCAACTACAAAACAAGCAATAGAAGAGTTGAAAAAACTAAATATCAATGTGTATATGTTAACAGGTGATAATGAAAAAACAGCCTTAAATATTGCAAAACAAGTTGGTATTGATAATGTATTTGCTGAGGTTTTACCAACACAAAAAAGTGAAAAAGTAAAAGAGCTTCAAGAAAAAGGAGCCTTTGTAGCAATGGTTGGTGATGGAATAAATGATGCACCAGCACTTGCTGTTGCAAATATTGGTATTGCTATTGGAAGTGGAACTGATATTGCCATAGAAGCTTCAGATGTAACTTTACTGCAAGGTGATATAACAGGTGTTAGCAAAGCTATAAATCTAAGTAGAAAAACTATGGCAAATATAAAACAAAATCTTTTTTGGGCATTGATTTATAATATAATTGGTATTCCAATTGCAGCAGCAGGTCTATTAAACCCAATTGTTGCAGGTACTGCTATGGCATTTAGTTCAGTATCTGTTGTAACAAATGCTTTAAGATTAAAACAAACAAAATTATAA
- a CDS encoding cation transporter produces MKELEIGVNGMNCGHCKMAVENELKDVAGVNNAEVSLEEKKVTVSLEDESLSVDKLYEAIEEAGFEPVK; encoded by the coding sequence ATGAAAGAATTAGAAATTGGTGTAAATGGTATGAATTGTGGACATTGTAAAATGGCTGTTGAAAATGAATTAAAAGATGTAGCTGGTGTAAATAACGCTGAAGTTAGTTTAGAAGAGAAAAAAGTTACTGTTAGTTTAGAAGATGAGTCTTTATCTGTAGATAAACTTTATGAGGCTATTGAAGAAGCAGGGTTTGAACCTGTAAAATAG
- the hcp gene encoding hydroxylamine reductase produces MSMFCYQCEMSAPNGCGSTGASMGTCGKDENLARLQDIMIFGLKGLSAYREHLNELKPNETKNVDDVISETLYFTLTNVNFNFNDHINQLMKVGSAGVEVMDKLSNAHTNKFGIPTPVKVSQNVVEGKAILVTGHNLDMLEKLLIATENKGINIYTHSEMLPAHAYPELKKYSHLKGNVGKAWFDQAKLMEKFKGTFVVSTNCIVPPKKNASYVDRVFTYKIVGIEGGTAIVDDNFDELIEKTLECEDTNMQENLTLTTGHHYKTILTLAPQILKAVEEGKIRQFFVVAGCDAPGSAGNYYRELVENLPEDCVIITSSCGKFRFNDIDFGEIEGTGIPRYLDLGQCNDSNGAVEIAKAVSSALNTPINDLPISIVLSWMEQKAVIILLALFSLGVKDIYLGPKPPQFVNEDIFNFLVENFNLHLTGDAKEDLKKLLIEKAA; encoded by the coding sequence ATGAGTATGTTTTGTTATCAATGTGAAATGAGTGCCCCAAATGGCTGTGGTTCAACAGGAGCTTCAATGGGTACATGTGGAAAAGATGAAAACCTTGCAAGACTTCAAGATATTATGATTTTTGGATTAAAAGGATTAAGTGCATATAGAGAACACTTAAATGAACTAAAACCAAATGAAACAAAAAATGTAGACGATGTTATAAGTGAAACTTTATATTTCACACTTACAAATGTGAACTTTAATTTTAATGACCATATAAACCAACTAATGAAAGTTGGAAGTGCAGGAGTTGAAGTTATGGATAAACTATCAAATGCACACACAAACAAATTTGGTATTCCAACACCTGTAAAAGTTAGCCAAAATGTGGTAGAGGGAAAAGCTATATTAGTTACTGGACATAATTTAGATATGTTAGAAAAACTTTTAATAGCAACAGAAAATAAAGGGATAAATATCTATACTCACTCTGAGATGCTTCCAGCTCACGCTTACCCTGAGTTAAAAAAATACTCTCACCTAAAAGGAAATGTTGGAAAAGCTTGGTTTGACCAAGCAAAACTAATGGAAAAATTTAAAGGAACATTTGTAGTAAGCACAAACTGTATTGTTCCACCAAAGAAAAATGCATCTTATGTAGATAGAGTTTTCACATATAAAATTGTAGGAATAGAAGGTGGAACAGCTATAGTTGATGATAACTTTGATGAATTGATAGAAAAAACTTTAGAGTGTGAAGATACAAATATGCAAGAGAATCTTACTTTAACAACTGGTCATCACTATAAAACTATTTTAACTTTGGCACCACAAATACTAAAAGCAGTTGAAGAGGGAAAAATTAGACAATTCTTTGTAGTAGCAGGTTGTGATGCACCTGGAAGTGCAGGAAATTATTATAGAGAGCTAGTTGAAAACTTACCAGAAGATTGTGTGATTATAACTTCAAGTTGTGGGAAATTTAGATTCAATGATATCGATTTTGGAGAGATTGAAGGTACTGGAATTCCTAGATATTTAGATTTAGGTCAATGTAATGATTCAAATGGTGCAGTTGAGATTGCAAAAGCTGTAAGTTCAGCTTTAAATACTCCAATAAACGATTTACCAATCTCTATTGTTCTTTCTTGGATGGAGCAAAAAGCAGTTATTATTCTTTTAGCCCTATTCTCATTAGGTGTAAAAGATATCTATCTTGGACCAAAACCACCACAATTTGTAAACGAAGATATATTTAACTTCTTAGTTGAAAACTTCAACCTTCACTTAACAGGTGATGCAAAAGAGGACTTAAAAAAACTTCTTATAGAAAAAGCAGCATAA